Proteins encoded in a region of the Raphanus sativus cultivar WK10039 chromosome 8, ASM80110v3, whole genome shotgun sequence genome:
- the LOC108819462 gene encoding uncharacterized protein LOC108819462, protein MLTETPFRPREKLLEKQRLFQSIQRHTYLKGPMDKVTSVAIPLALAASSLYMIGTGVYNMSNGIGKKE, encoded by the exons ATGTTGACGGAAACACCATTTAGGCCAAGAGAGAAGCTTCTGGAGAAGCAGAGGTTGTTCCAGAGCATCCAGAGGCACACTTACTTGAAAGGACCAATGGACAAGGTCACCTCTGTTGCCATTCCTCTTGCCTTGGCTGCATCTTCTCTCTACATGATT GGAACAGGAGTCTACAACATGTCCAACGGAATTGGGAAGAAGGAATAA
- the LOC108819313 gene encoding protein BUD31 homolog 2: MPKIKTNRVKYPEGWELIEPTLLEIEAKMREAEIDTHDGKRKCEALWPIFKLSHQRSRYVYDLCYRREEISKELYEFCLDQNHADRNLIAKWKKSGYERLCCLRCIQPRDHNYGTTCVCRVPKHLREEKVVECVHCGCQGCASGD, translated from the exons ATGCCGAAGATTAAGACTAACAGAGTAAAGTACCCAGAAGGTTGGGAGTTGATTGAGCCTACTCTTCTTGAGATAGAGGCCAAGATGAGAGAAG CTGAGATAGATACACATGATGGCAAGAGAAAGTGTGAAGCCTTGTGGCCAATCTTCAAGCTCTCTCATCAGAGGAGTCGCTATGTCTATGACCTCTGTTACCGTAGGGAGGAGATCTCTAAAGAGCTTTATGAGTTCTGCTTGGATCAGAACCATGCTGATCGTAACCTCATTGCCAAGTGGAAAAAG TCAGGATATGAGCGTCTGTGCTGCTTGCGCTGCATACAGCCAAGAGACCACAACTACGGAACAACATGCGTATGCCGTGTTCCCAAACACTTGCGTGAAGAGAAAGTGGTTGAATGCGTTCACTGCGGTTGTCAAGGATGCGCCAGTGGCGATTAA
- the LOC108821590 gene encoding cationic amino acid transporter 1-like has protein sequence MGSESGDDGLRRRGCSCTKDDFLPEESFKSMGNYFKALKETPSRFIDRLMTRSQDSVEIHEMKARSGHEMKKTLTWWDLMWFGVGAVIGSGIFVLTGQEARDSAGPAVVVSFVVSGVSAMLSVFCYTEFAVEIPVAGGSFAYLRVELGDFMAFIAAGNIILQYIVGGAAVARSWTSYFATLLNHKPDDFRIVAHSLHEDYNHLDPIAVGVCMIICVLAALGTKGSSVFNYIASIVHMLVILFIVIAGFTRADFKNYSDFAPFGARGVFKSASVLFFAYIGFDAVSTMAEETKNPGRDIPIGLVGSMVLTTVCYCLMAAALCLMQPYGMIDPDAPFSVAFSAVGWDWAKYLVAFGALKGMTTVLLVGAIGEARYMTHIARAHMMPPWLAHVNAKTGTPINATVVMLTATALIAFFTKLGILADLLSVSTLFIFMLVAVALLIRRYYITGETSSRDRNTFLVFLGLILASSVATAVYWALEKDDWIGYCVTVPIWFLSTAGMKFLVPQARAPKLWGVPLVPWLPSASIAINIFLLGSIDAKSYIRFAIWTGVLLAYYFLFGLHATYDTAKETLKEKMMLQNAEEGTSVAADSSAAATSDH, from the exons ATGGGATCGGAAAGCGGTGACGATGGGCTTCGTCGGAGAGGCTGTTCATGCACGAAAGATGATTTTCTCCCCGAGGAATCGTTTAAAAGCATGGGGAATTACTTTAAAGCTCTTAAAGAGACGCCGAGTCGGTTCATAGACCGTTTAATGACTCGGTCACAAGACTCGGTGGAGATTCACGAGATGAAGGCACGTAGTGGTCACGAAATGAAGAAAACGTTGACGTGGTGGGATCTGATGTGGTTCGGGGTTGGAGCTGTCATAGGCTCCGGAATATTCGTCCTTACCGGACAAGAGGCACGTGATAGTGCTGGTCCCGCTGTTGTGGTGTCCTTTGTCGTCTCAGGTGTCTCCGCTATGCTCTCCGTGTTTTGTTACACCGAGTTTGCCGTCGAGATTCCTGTTGCAG GTGGTTCTTTTGCCTACTTGAGAGTGGAGCTCGGCGACTTCATGGCTTTCATCGCCGCAGGAAATATAATCCTCCAATACATAGTCGGTGGAGCCGCCGTGGCTAGGTCATGGACCTCTTACTTCGCCACTCTCTTAAACCACAAACCTGACGACTTCCGCATAGTAGCTCACAGTCTCCACGAAGACTATAACCACTTGGATCCAATCGCGGTCGGCGTTTGCATGATCATTTGCGTTTTAGCCGCTCTTGGTACAAAAGGCTCATCAGTCTTCAACTACATCGCTTCTATTGTCCATATGCTCGTGATTCTCTTTATCGTCATAGCTGGATTCACTAGAGCTGATTTCAAAAACTACTCTGACTTCGCTCCCTTTGGAGCTAGAGGAGTGTTTAAATCCGCGTCGGTTCTTTTCTTTGCTTATATTGGATTCGATGCGGTTTCAACGATGGCTGAGGAGACAAAGAATCCTGGGAGGGACATTCCCATTGGTCTTGTTGGCTCGATGGTGCTTACTACGGTTTGTTATTGTCTCATGGCGGCTGCATTGTGTCTTATGCAACCGTATGGGATGATTGATCCGGATGCACCGTTTTCTGTCGCGTTTTCTGCGGTTGGATGGGATTGGGCTAAGTACCTAGTCGCCTTTGGTGCTCTTAAAG GTATGACGACCGTATTGTTAGTTGGAGCCATCGGTGAAGCTAGGTACATGACGCATATCGCCCGAGCCCACATGATGCCACCATGGCTAGCTCACGTTAACGCAAAGACAGGAACGCCGATTAACGCTACAGTGGTTATGCTGACGGCGACAGCTCTCATCGCATTCTTCACCAAATTAGGAATCCTAGCCGATCTCTTATCCGTGTCCACACTTTTCATCTTCATGTTAGTCGCGGTGGCTCTCCTCATCAGAAGATATTACATCACGGGAGAAACATCTTCCCGTGACAGGAACACGTTTTTAGTGTTCTTAGGTTTGATTCTTGCATCCTCGGTTGCAACTGCTGTGTATTGGGCCTTGGAAAAGGATGACTGGATCGGATATTGCGTTACGGTTCCTATATGGTTCTTGTCTACCGCTGGGATGAAGTTTCTTGTGCCACAAGCTAGGGCTCCGAAACTTTGGGGCGTTCCTTTGGTTCCGTGGTTGCCATCTGCTTCGATTGCTATTAATATCTTTCTTCTTGGTTCCATCGATGCGAAGTCGTACATTAGGTTTGCGATCTGGACTGGTGTTCTTCTTGCTTACTACTTTTTGTTTGGGTTGCACGCAACTTATGATACTGCTAAAGAGACACTGAAGGAGAAGATGATGTTGCAGAATGCTGAGGAAGGTACTAGTGTTGCTGCGGATAGTTCTGCTGCTGCAACTTCTGATCACTAG